The window GAGTGGCGACAGCCTAGAGGTGAGTGGTTGCGCTGCTATGCACCCGACGAGCCCTcggatacgtccattttgcatcatgtttttgtAATGTTGTTTATTATGTTTTTGATTGTTATTTAACTTTATGATGCAATTCTTATGCCttttctttattattttgcaagtttcacatgaagagggagattaCCAGTAGCTAGAATTCTGGACCGAAAAAGGCTACGGCAAAGATAGCTATTCCACACAACTTCAAATGACCTAAAAAATTACAGATAATTGTtctggaatatataaaaaatattggcgtaATAAATACAAGGAGAGAGCCCACCAGGGAGGAACAAGCTCAGGCGGCGCGCCTTACCCCCCCTGGGTGTGCCCTGTAaacttgtgggccccctggcaggcctccgttgttcatcttctgctatatgaagtcattttccctagaaaaaaaaataaggagaagacgTTCAAGACGAAGCGCCATCGTcttgaggcggaacctgggcaggagcacttttgctctcggaaacttccctccgggagtgGGAAATCGAAACCATCGACATCACCAATGATCTTCTCATCACGGGTGGACCAatattcatcaacatcttcaccagcaccatctcatcacAAACCCTAGTTCATTTCTTGTACTCAATCTCTGTCAcgaaacctcagattggtacatgtgggttgctagtagtgttgattaaatcttgtagttgatactaattggtttatttggtggaagattaaatgttcagatccttaagcatattcaatacccctctgatcttgaacatgaatatgatttgtgagtagttacttttgttcttgaggacatgggagaagtcttgttataagtaatcatatGATGTTGGTatttgtttgatattttgatgatatgtatgttgttacttcctttagtggtgtcatgtgaatgtcgactacatgacacttcaccatacttgggcctaagggaaggcaTTGTGGACTAATAAGTAGACGATGGGTTGCCAGAGTGACAGAagattaaaccctagtttatgcattattCCTAAGGGTCTGATTTGGattcatatgtttcatgctatggttaaatttatcttaattcttctttcgtggTTGCGGATCCTTGCGAAAGGGGATAATCATACGTGAGTTGCTTATTtaagtaagaacatcacccaagcaccggtccacccacatatcaaattatcaaagtagcgaacgcgagTCAACTAAACATGATGGACGTGAGTAGTGTGTCCTCGAGAGCACTTTGCTTTATATAGGAGAACTTTACGTCTTGTcatttgctataaaaaggattggtccacctTGCTACACCTttgctactattgttacttgttacttgttacgaaTTATCTTACAACAAAACTATCTATCACTATTATTTACAAcacttgtagagaataccttactgaaaaccgcttggcatttccttctgctcctcgttgggttcgacacactCTTACATACCGAAAGGACTAAGATTGATCCCCTATACATGTGGGTCATCACACTCCTATGATGCCTATTGTGCCGGTGTGCGTCCACGCCCCAGACAATATCCTTCCAGGACCTGTGGTGGCCGCCGCCCTCGCCATCGTGGTCACAACGCGTGCCATCCCGGGGCATGCCGCGGCAGCTAGCATGTGCCATGGGCACGCGTGCCTAGCATTGATGATGCTCCGTGCGCTGGCCACCCTCGACCTCCATCATCCACGTTCACAATATCACCTGAGGGAATGGGGCATCATCTTGGACGTAGTCCGATGATGGCATGCCACTGTTCGTTGAATGTGATGAGTGTGGGGAGGTGGGCATCCAATCTTCCACCCGGTTGACGTGGATCAGCATGTCGTACGGCGTGGCGCCTGGCCGCAGTGCGACATGGTGGTCTGACAGGAAGTAAGCTTGTATCTCCTGCATCCTTCCAGCGCCGCGGAGGAGCACCCAGAACGTATGCTTGGTTGGGATGTGGACGATGTCCTAGGCCCAAAGCCAGCAGGCGAACGTCTTGGTGTGGCCGTGCTCCAGTGTCTAGCTTTCAAGGCGGTCCACGTGCACCTTGCGCCCGAGGATGTCCTTCACATCTTCCAGAGACCAATACTGCATCGACACCTTCACGATGACGACCCTGACGTGGAAGTTGAATATGTCGAAAGCCACGTGGTCTTGCTCGTGCCACAATGCGATCTTGAAGACGATGTCGTCGACCCGAATGGAGCCATGCCTGACGGCGTTGTCATGATGTGCCGGCTGGTTGAAGAAGATGAAGTAGTGTTCCGGGTGATACGCCGTCACCCACAGCTGGTGTCGGGGCACACACAACTCTGACCCGAGAGCCCTTCCCATCGCCACGGGTTATGTCGCGTATACTCCATCCACAACGCGCATGGTGCTGGCTTGGTGGCGCAAGAAGAAGATGGCCTACCCAGCCACCGAGGAGGTCATGGCCACCTTGTGGCTGGAGCGCGGACGGCAGGCAGGGTCGACTTGGTTGAGCATGGTCGAGAACGGAGCAGGCACGGTCAAAGCGGCATGAGGCGCAGGGAAGCGAAGGCGGTCACACACGGGAAGAGCCAAGGGAAGCACTGGGCGGAGCCTATTCTTAGCACTACCACCCGGCACTGATTTCTGGGATTTTGGGGCCATTCCTTGCCGAAATGGCCCGGTAGCTCGCAGATGATGCAGTGGATGGGGTCGCGGCAATCCTTCCGGTAGAGGTGCTTGATGAGGCATCTGATGCAGCGCCCTCTGAAGCGGCTTAAGAAAGTGTTGTGGCCTGGATCTGCATTGAAGCTCCTATAACTAGATATTGACTCTTTCTAAAATAGGATTTTATCATGCCTAAAATGTTAAACCAACTAGAGATATACACAACAGATATGTTTATTCACGTGCTAATTAAATTTTAGAAAGCATATCTTCACCCCCACAACTTGTAGATGTACAACCTACGAGTACTACATATCTTGGGCATGGACGCATGGTGGCCAACATCAATCTCACTCCATACACATCTTCTTTAgacccaacctacatcgtgacgTCGATGCTACCATCAATCTCGACCTCAGTAGTGACAGGCACTGTCATTTCTCCCTCCTCCGTGCCATCGTGCCCGATTGAGAGCCCCTTGTGGTGCAGCCGCAGCAGCACGCCGTCGAGTATGCCTACCACCCGCGTCGGCGCGACGAGCTGGGGAAAGTGCCCAACGGACTCGACAATCTCCACGGCCACGTCTGTGCATGCCTTCGTCATTCTCCGCTCCATGTACTCGGCCACGACCGGCGGTGCGGCAAAGTCATGGCGCACCCCAACGATGGTGCACTGTGCTGGCACGGCGTCGAGGGCCGGGCGCTGGTCGCCGAGGAAGATCATCCTGGCCACCCCGAGAGCCACGGCCGGGTCCATGGCCAGGAAGCTACGCTCCAGGGGCTCCACAGTTGCGGCCGCCATGTCGTCGGCAGCGCCACCGGCGGCGTTGGGGACGAAGCCCTTGACCCAGGCTTGGAAATCGGACTCCATGGCCCTCAACATGCCGTGGATGGCCGCCCCCTCGAAGCCCCCCACGTACCCTTCCTCCTCCGAGTTGATGTACCTGAAAGGCATTGAAAACGAATTTCTCATTTTCTCACTTAAATACGCCGAGAGTTCATTCAGATAGACTCTGTCACGAAACCAGCATCCACAGCAGTTGAAAGTCCAACCATGCAAGCACAACGGGTAGTCACAGTTTTCTCAGGGTAAATAGATCTTTTGTTGCTAATTCTAAATCACCATATAAACTTTTAAGTCCATATAGATTTCTTAATAGACAAATACATTTCTAGTTTAATGAAAAGTACTACAACTCACGGCACCTTTTAGAATCGATTTAGACATAGAAGAACTCAGTGGACTTATTTAGACGTAGGTAGACTCAAATGGATATACTCCTAGCTGGTACTAACCTTCGTCTtcaaatgtaagacgtttttgtaTGCTAGCACTAGATATTTTTGAGCGACATGTGTTGCCATGCCACGTCCCAATCGACTGTAGTTATTGGGCGGCCGGCACCCGGCGGTGATGTCCACAATTTGGCGCCATGAGGGGGGAGATGAGTGGATAGAAAAGATTTCCCCGTGGCTACGGCGATCGTGACTTATGCATGTAGGCTCGCCGACGTGGACGGCCAGCCTCACGTCTCGCGTCTCGCCGCTACCGGCGAGACGCATCGGTCGATCTCCGGCGGTGGATGTATGATGtgccgcatgcatgcatggatgACGCAGAGTCGACGTAGGTACGTACCTTGGGGAGgcgcagaggaggaggaggtgcgcGAAGAGGTCGggtcggcgggcggcggcgatgcaGCCGACCATGGCGGACATGGAGTGCCCCACCAGCACCGCGCCGAGGACCTCCCTCTCGTCCATCAGCGCGATCAGGTCGTCCGCGAACCGGCCGAACGTGTACCTcgcctcgtcgtcgtcgtcctcagcGCCCTCCGCGCCGGCGGTGAAGTCCCAGTCGAAGAGGAGCACCTGTGTCCAGAGGCCGGCCGGTCAGCTGCCGATTTACCGACGTAGGCACCACATGTGCATGCGTGTGTACGAACGTACCTTGTTTGCTTTGGTGATGGAGGGCAGGATCTTGTCCCATGACGCCTGGTCCATGCCGTAGCCGTGCGCGAGCACCACCGTCggcccctcgccgccggcgacgacCACCTCCCTCGCGTTCGCGCACCACGGCCGCATCCTCGCCTCCCTGAACTCAACCTCCAACTCACTAGATTCCACTCGCGTCTCCTCTCGTGCGCACATGTGGGGAGAAGGAGATCCATCGGTGGTGCAACTTATAGAGGTAGACCACGCGTCCCCATGTGGATGTGGTGGGTGATGTGCGCGTCAGCGTGTGTATACAAAATCCGCTGGGTCTGCCCCGACCGGCAGCCAGAGCCAGGCAGGCACCATCCAGAAGAACGGTAGGAAAATGGAGATTCCGTTCACTAGCCTGGAAAGTGCTTCTTTGTCGTCTATCAGACCTGGCACGAACGCATCGTTGGTTGGTACAAAGTCGTACTCTCCTACACGTACATGTCATCCTCCGACGACAATTGACACAACAGAAATCTAGTTAATCAGATTCGGGTGGAAATTTGCACTTTACTTTGTGTAGTTTGGAACAGTCAAACCGGACCAAAATTCTATGTTTTGTAAGTTATCTTCATCAAAACCCTAAGCTATATTCATACATGGTCATTACTTTGCAAACAGGGTGGGGCGCCCATTCTTTGTGCAACTGATGGGAAATGATCTCTCAGGATTTGTTCGACCGATTTTGGTTCACGGCCTACTAGTAGGATTTGGCATTATTTActactttttcttttcttttggaaGCCTCTATTCATAGGTAACTGGAAAAACTTATGAACCGTCTGATCTTCATTCAACTGCCCCAAGCAAATCTAGTAttgttcatcttcaacctcccttccttcttcctcctcccgatCCCCCAGCCTACCCTGCCCCATCCGCCGGTCTCCAgcgcccccctccccaccccccgcCCGCGGGCACTACCGCTCGTCGcgccgccctcccctcgacctcccccccccccccctcccaccTTTGTTGCTGGCCGCCACCCTGGCCATCTCTTTAAACCCCGCCACACCAATGGAGAACTCCCGCGATCCCCTGCACCccaaccctaagatagataatggggccATTACTTCACCCAAAATAGATGGTGGGGCTTCCTCTTCTCGGGCAAGCTTGTTTCGTCTCCAGCGAGGTCTGGCCAACAGGGAAGaaagaaggagaaggaaggaagaaGGAGAAAAGTGACTGCGTGAAACGGAATTGCAGGCACATGAGAAATAGCAAATCCATTTTCTCTTTTATTGCCATTGAGGCAACCATGTGTGCCAGTTTATCTTATGAACTATATTGCACTTGGATAATCAACTTTGAAATAATCAATAAAAGGCAGCGTGCATCGCGATGCAGACGGCGAAAGGGTTGCCATCTTTTTGTAAGGAAAAAAATCAAGATTATCAAGGTTTCATCTAGTAATTAAGAGAAACCGCCGTCCAGTGCTGCTGACTGACATTGAGGTACCAACCGATGATCACTGTTTTTGTGGGTATGATGAGCGATGGATCGAGCCGTTTCAATTCTAAAAGTATAGACGATGTGCCTAGCTAACCAACCGAGAAAGTGACCATTAATTAACCAACTGGTAATTGATTTCAAAAGTTGAACAGGACCGGGCTCACAATCGTACTAACACTTTTTGTTTAAGGATCATCAGCTAATCTCTAGAGACAAATTAAGAAGGAAGATAATCGATGGATGTGCATCCGTGAGACAAAGAGGAGGAAAGGGTATGCACCCGTCAAATCAGCAATCAATAGCTAGCTAGCTGATTAGTTGTTGAGTATGGAGATAAGAGTCTCGTACAGCCACATAAATTAGATTACAAAAGCTGGAGAGAGTGGACGTTGGAGAACATGCGAGAGATATGGTGGATCAAGTCCTGTCTGTATGTCACCGCAAGTTGCCAAGTTGTTGCCGTCGTCTATCCAGCTGATGCATGCTCGTCCAAAACTAAACTTTTCGTGCATTAAAGAGGCGCCGGCCGGCAGGCCAGCGTTTTTTGTCGCAATCATACAACAGTCGTATATATACATTTTGGTTGACGGTTGAAGAATTGCAGTAGTGCTAGTGCTCAATCATGCATCCTCCCAACCACCATGGGCGTCACGACTTAATCGTGCCTGATTTTCGTGGTGATTTTTTTGTAGTCTCTATCACGAGTAATGAGCTTTTTTGAGTTTTTGCATGATAATGGACAACTTCAACAATTTTTTTTCCGTATAATAGGCCTAGACACCCTAGAAGCTTAGCGAAATGATCTGTGGCATGGAAATATTTTACGCGAGAAACACGAAATAGAAATCCTAAATGCTCATCAATATACTTTTGCATGATATAATAGGGGTATATAAATTTCAAAAATCACGACGcatacaataatatggcttataTCTGATTAATAACTTCTCGGTCTAGACACGGACGGCTAAATGCAGCACCGCAAAATGAAAGATGAAATCACaacaaatattaaactatttCGGGGCCTGGGTAGGGGTAAGTCAACTCAAAACCAATTTGGGTCACTTGATTTTTTCTGAATAGTTAGCAAACTGGTCTTGTTCCACCTTCCGCCCTCTTCTGTTTATCGTCTTTCCCAAACTAGCCACGACCACCGGCTGAACTCTGTCAACCTCCGTCACCCGTGCTCCTGCGCCAAcctcgccgccccgtcctccCCTCATCACCGCCCATCAACGTGTTGGCGCTACCCCTGGCGATCCCTTTAAACCGGCGCACCACCAGATTTTTCCGACGAGCCGGCCTGCCCCCCTCCAGCCCCCATTACCCAAACTGCCAACCTTTGTACTTTCCTCCACCAGCTCGCCGCTGGCTACGGCTTTGGCGGCCTCGGTGCTATGCCTCATCGTCTACTACCTTCTCCGTTTAATCaaccaaaacaaattaaaaaaagCAAGCAACTTGAATTTTGCTAGACTGATTAGTCTGACACCCTAATATCGTGAGAAATATACCATCCTGCTAGGCGTCCATCCAACAGGTGGGTTGGGTTCTCCATGCGTGTGATTAGTTTCAATCATGCACACAACTACTACCTCTATCTGAAATTACTTTTCGCTTAAAtagatgtatctagcactataaTACGTCTAGATACTATGATGACTAGGTAATAGGTCAAACCGCTATATAGCTCCACTTGCATGCCCGATCCATACGTTGTTTTCCACGTACGACTATATAGTGCAAAGGTCAAAACGCTATATAGTTCACTGTTTACACGAGGAGAGGGATGGTTGcgtgtgtgcatgcgtgcgtcCCATTGATTTTGATGACTGCTCGATCGAGCATTAGCGCCCGAGCAGATGCATGTGTACACGTACGGAGCACGTACGGCGCAGTTATGcgacggcggcagcggcggcgagaCGACACACGCGCTCGCCGGAGCCAGCtagcgtacacatgcatgtgctTCTAGAATCTTCATTTTGTGCCCGTGGTGTAAACGTACATGGAAGGCTGGCAGGAGCTGGGCTGGGGCCTTCCTGCCAGACCGTGTGGCGCGGCGAGCTCTCTGCGTCGTCGTCGCCGTTGCCGTCGACGTCGCTCGAGTCATTCATTTCTCGGTTGGTCCAAAGCCATCCATGGCTAGCTGGCGCCGGCCAACGTCTCTACCATGGCACGTCCGTGCGTGCGCCGGCCTTCCCGTTGTCCCCGTCGACGTCCGTCCTCTGGCCAAGGCTAGCTCAATGCCGCCGATCCTGCTTTCGCACGCACGAGCCTGGCACGGAAGATTTTTTCGGCACAGGATCTCAACGAGTCATCGATCGATGGCTACGGCGCAGGATCCATCGTTCGGTCGGTCGGCTTGCATGCATGCGTTTTTGTATGATTGTTAATTGCACCGATGACCGTAGAACAAGTGTCAAGTATTTCCGAACGGATGTAATATCTGATAAGATGTGGGTTTGAAAATATTAATGTTTTTCCTCGAAAGTACAAATTCGAATGACTTTATGATTCAGCTTGATTCGACTCGACGAAGCATGCTCTGATTTTTTTTTAGGCAAAAACATGCAAAGCTTTTATTTAGACGCCACAATGTTTATTGGGACAAAGACAAGATCACCAGGTTGGTCTAACCAGACATGGTGGCCGACCCCTAAAACTTAAGCGTGCTTAGCAAGACTATGGGCCTTCACATTTGAGGTCCTGAATTCATAACAAAAAAATCATGAAGATAAAAGACCAATGTGATATTTCATGTATCACTGCACCATAAGTAGATGCACTTCCCTCTTTATAGCATCGATCACCACCTTGCAAATCGAAGCGACGAATATCCTCTGGATATAGAGATCATGAGAGAAAATCATGCGGACACCAACATTCAAAGAAAACTTTGCGAAAACCATGTTTGTAAattaaaaaaatctaaaaatatcTGGGTTGTTAACAGGATGAAGTTCTATTGTCGTGTGAAATTTCAAGTAAAAACATATTGCGGGATGCGGGCTATAAAAAGACAAATTCAGCAATGAATAGTGTCGTTACTTTTTGGCACTATTTAATGCTGATTTTGTATTTTTAATAACTCACATCCCACAATGCATTTGAACTTGAAATTTAGCATGGAAATagaacatcaccttcttaacatcacTTTTTTTTAAGGTTCTTTTAGAAGTTCAAAACATCGTTTTCacgtggttttcaccggtttccaccgaatgttggtttccgtatgatgTTCTTCCTAGAGATCATGGTGGTggtgcatgcatgcatccatgcGCTTTATTCTCTTTTTGTTAAACTGTCAGCCCTTATTCTTGTTCTAGGCCGATGAAAGAAGAAGTAACGGGCCATCGGCCTAGCAACGTTTGAGTCTAGGAGAAGTTATTAGTTACACCTGAAAGAAAGACCAGGTGAAGGTTCACTTTCAAATTTTGATAATAACAAGGACACATCATAGCGAACTACCTTTGCCGGTCTTGCTCTTTCTTATTGTTGCCTTATTCATTTTTCCTAGTTATAAGGCATCGAACGGACAAGGCGACGCTGAGGCGAGCGCAATTAGTTGGCCAGTAAGTGTGCTACCTTTGTTTCTGTAACCATCGAGGGTTGGACAGGTTTTTTGTCGGTTTATTCATTTTTATTTGGGTTTAtaattttttttcttattttCATGCACACAATTTTTAATACACAAAAATGAATTTGTATTTCAAGAAAATGTTGAACGTGTATTAGAAATGTTCACTTTATTTTTTAAAATTGTTCAACATGTATTGAAAAATATTCGCCGTAAATTAAAAAGTTCATCATGTATTAAAAAAGTTCAACAATGTGTATTAAAAAGTTCACCATATATTTGAAAAATCTTCATCATGTTTAATAAAAAAATTCACTATGTATTCAAAAAAGTATTGACCATGTTCATAGAAATTGTTTGCCATGAATTAAAATTTTGCTTACCATGTATTGCAGAAATGTTCACCATGTATTAAAATAATGTTCGCCGTGCATAATAGAACTGTCACCATgtattaaaaataaaaagaatgGAAAAGTAAATTTTGgaaggaaaaaatagaaaacagtaAATCAAAAAAACAAAGCTGGAAAAAATcacaagaagaaggaaaaaatGTCGAAGCAGCACAACAAATGAAACTTTGGGAGAACACCAAAAACAAAAGACCAGAACAATAATTTAAACAAGAGTGCAACAAACAAAATTGCAGGAAAACCCGAAACAAA is drawn from Aegilops tauschii subsp. strangulata cultivar AL8/78 chromosome 1, Aet v6.0, whole genome shotgun sequence and contains these coding sequences:
- the LOC109769026 gene encoding probable esterase D14L, giving the protein MCAREETRVESSELEVEFREARMRPWCANAREVVVAGGEGPTVVLAHGYGMDQASWDKILPSITKANKVLLFDWDFTAGAEGAEDDDDEARYTFGRFADDLIALMDEREVLGAVLVGHSMSAMVGCIAAARRPDLFAHLLLLCASPRYINSEEEGYVGGFEGAAIHGMLRAMESDFQAWVKGFVPNAAGGAADDMAAATVEPLERSFLAMDPAVALGVARMIFLGDQRPALDAVPAQCTIVGVRHDFAAPPVVAEYMERRMTKACTDVAVEIVESVGHFPQLVAPTRVVGILDGVLLRLHHKGLSIGHDGTEEGEMTVPVTTEVEIDGSIDVTM